A genomic segment from Nicotiana sylvestris chromosome 1, ASM39365v2, whole genome shotgun sequence encodes:
- the LOC104238863 gene encoding pirin-like protein, whose product MSKSSVFSRPRLVVKKILARAQNEGDGAVVRRSIGRPELQNLDPFLMLDEFNVSPPAGFPDHPHRGFETVTYMLQGAFTHQDFAGHKGTIRTGDVQWMTAGRGIVHSEMPAGPGTHKGLQLWINLASKDKMIEPRYQELLHENIPKAEKDGVFVTIIAGEAMGVKSQVFTRTPTMYLDFTLKPASEHHQPIPESWNSFVYIMEGDGVFGSSDSTPTPAHHCLVLGPGEGLSVWNKSSKPLRFVLIGGQPINEPVAQYGPFVMNTKSEIMQAYQDYQLGKNGFERARHWNSK is encoded by the exons ATGTCTAAATCCTCTGTTTTCAGTAGACCAAGATTGGTTGTCAAGAAAATCTTGGCCAGAGCTCAGAACGAAGGTGATGGTGCTGTTGTTAGGAGAAGTATTGGAAG GCCTGAATTGCAGAATCTTGATCCTTTCCTCATGTTAGATGAGTTTAATG TTTCACCACCTGCTGGATTTCCTGATCATCCACATAGAGGTTTTGAGACTGTGACTTACATGTTACAG gGAGCTTTTACTCATCAAGATTTTGCTGGCCACAAGGGTACAATCAGGACGGGCGATGTGCAG TGGATGACAGCAGGTAGAGGTATAGTACACTCAGAAATGCCTGCAGGTCCAGGTACTCATAAGGGATTGCAACTATGGATAAATCTGGCATCCAAGGACAAAAT GATTGAGCCAAGGTATCAAGAACTGCTACATGAGAACATACCAAAGGCAGAAAAAGATGGCGTTTTCGTCACAATCATAGCAGGGGAAGCAATGGGTGTAAAATCCCAAGTGTTCACGCGAACGCCAACAATGTACCTTGATTTCACCCTAAAACCAGCTTCTGAACATCATCAACCAATACCCGAGTCCTGGAATTCCTTCGTCTACATAATGGAAGGAGACGGCGTCTTTGGCTCTTCGGATTCAACGCCTACACCGGCTCACCATTGCTTAGTTTTAGGCCCTGGAGAAGGTCTAAGTGTGTGGAACAAATCTTCTAAGCCATTGAGGTTTGTTTTGATAGGAGGACAGCCAATTAACGAGCCGGTCGCGCAGTATGGTCCTTTTGTTATGAACACTAAGAGTGAGATAATGCAGGCTTATCAAGATTATCAACTTGGGAAGAATGGTTTTGAAAGGGCAAGGCACTGGAATTCTAAATAA
- the LOC104238862 gene encoding ras-related protein RABA5c-like: MDSSDDESGEEYLFKIVIIGDSAVGKSNLLTRYARNEFNLHSKATIGVEFQTQTLEIDGKEVKAQIWDTAGQERFRAVTSAYYRGAFGALVVYDITRRTTFDSIPRWLDELKTHSDTTVARMLVGNKCDLDNIRAVSVEEGKSLAESEGMFFMETSALDATNVNKAFEMVIREIYNSVSRKVLNSDSYKAELSVNRVSLVDNGTDGSKQNQGYSCCSR; this comes from the exons ATGGATTCATCAGATGATGAAAGTGGTGAGGAATATCTTTTCAAGATTGTAATAATTGGTGATTCAGCAGTTGGAAAATCAAATTTGTTGACACGTTATGCAAGAAATGAATTCAACTTGCATTCAAAAGCAACAATTGGTGTTGAGTTTCAGACTCAAACTCTTGAAATTGATGGTAAAGAAGTAAAAGCTCAGATTTGGGATACTGCTGGTCAAGAAAGATTTAGAGCTGTTACTTCTGCTTATTATCGTGGTGCTTTTGGTGCTCTTGTTGTTTATGATATTACTAGACGTACCACTTTTGATAGCATCCCTCGTTGGCTTGATGAGCTCAAAA CTCATTCTGATACCACGGTTGCAAGGATGCTCGTGGGAAATAAATGCGATTTGGATAACATAAGAGCTGTGAGCGTAGAAGAAGGCAAAAGCTTGGCGGAATCAGAAGGGATGTTCTTCATGGAGACATCTGCCCTCGATGCAACGAACGTAAACAAGGCTTTCGAGATGGTGATTCGAGAGATCTATAATAGTGTTAGCAGAAAGGTTTTGAATTCTGATTCTTATAAAGCTGAATTATCTGTCAACAGAGTTAGCCTCGTCGATAATGGTACCGATGGATCAAAACAAAATCAAGGCTATTCTTGTTGTTCTAGGTGA
- the LOC104238864 gene encoding metacaspase-4-like, whose amino-acid sequence MAKKAVLIGINYPGTKAELKGCINDVKRMYSCLINRFGFSEEDITVLIDTDDSYTQPTGRNIRKALSDLVGSAEEGDSLFVHYSGHGTRLPAETGEEDDTGYDECIVPCDMNLITDDDFRELVDKVPEGCRITIVSDSCHSGGLIDKAKEQIGESHKQGDDENEGHGSGFGFKKFLRRSVEDAFESRGIHIPRRHDRRGEEEESFAESSVIETEDGDQVHVKNKSLPLSTLIEILKQKTGKDDIDVGKLRPTLFDVFGEDASPKVKKFMKVIFNKLQHGNGEGESGGFLGMVGNLAQEFLKQKLDENDESYAKPAMETHVEGKQEVYAGSGSRGLPDSGILVSGCQTDQTSADATPAGGDSYGALSNAIQEILAESDGPITNEEVVSKARKKLQKQGYTQRPGLYCSDHHVDAPFVC is encoded by the exons ATGGCAAAAAAAGCAGTATTAATCGGAATTAACTACCCAGGAACAAAAGCAGAACTCAAAGGCTGCATAAACGATGTTAAGCGAATGTACAGTTGTTTAATCAACCGTTTCGGATTTTCTGAGGAAGATATTACTGTACTAATTGATACTGATGATTCTTACACACAACCAACTGGTCGGAATATACGTAAAGCTTTGTCGGATCTAGTAGGATCTGCTGAAGAAGGTGATTCCTTGTTTGTTCATTATAGTGGACATGGGACTAGACTTCCAGCTGAAACTGGTGAAGAAGATGATACTGGTTATGATGAGTGTATTGTTCCTTGTGATATGAATCTTATTACAG ATGATGATTTTAGAGAGCTTGTGGACAAAGTTCCTGAAGGTTGCCGGATCACAATTGTATCCGACTCATGCCACAGCGGCGGCCTCATTGACAAAGCTAAAGAGCAGATAGGGGAGAGCCATAAGCAAGGCGACGACGAAAATGAAGGCCATGGATCTGGTTTTGGATTCAAGAAGTTCTTACGTCGAAGTGTTGAAGACGCATTTGAATCCCGGGGTATCCACATTCCACGCCGCCATGACCGACGCGGGGAAGAAGAGGAGAGTTTTGCCGAGAGTAGCGTGATTGAGACGGAAGATGGGGATCAAGTCCATGTGAAGAACAAATCCTTGCCTCTTTCCACCCTCATCGAAATACTTAAGCAGAAAACAGGCAAAGATGACATTGATGTCGGGAAACTTAGGCCAACACTCTTTGATGTATTTGGAGAAGATGCAAGTCCTAAGGTGAAGAAATTCATGAAGGTCATTTTCAACAAACTACAGCACGGTAACGGGGAGGGTGAAAGTGGTGGTTTCTTGGGTATGGTTGGTAACTTGGCTCAAGAGTTTCTGAAACAAAagcttgatgaaaatgatgagagCTATGCAAAACCTGCGATGGAAACACACGTCGAAGGCAAGCAAGAGGTTTATGCTGGTTCAGGAAGTAGAGGTCTTCCGGACAGTGGCATTCTCGTCAGTGGGTGCCAAACGGACCAAACATCTGCCGATGCTACCCCTGCAGGCGGAGACTCTTATGGTGCTCTAAGCAACGCGATTCAGGAAATCCTGGCCGAATCAGATGGTCCAATCACCAATGAGGAAGTTGTTAGCAAGGCCAGAAAGAAGCTGCAGAAACAAGGCTACACACAACGCCCAGGCCTTTACTGCAGTGATCATCACGTTGACGCTCCTTTTGTGTGCTAA